Proteins found in one Channa argus isolate prfri chromosome 7, Channa argus male v1.0, whole genome shotgun sequence genomic segment:
- the LOC137130996 gene encoding histidine N-acetyltransferase-like, giving the protein MSADGNVEYSFAQEQDFQQVLSICSSDAFDGLDYMAATFHRWLQEPGRHVFIARIKDRVVALESALLVDGGQTAVFQGLRVTPDMRGLGIARALKKHVTDYIRCHYPQVSVVRWSRGDRPSLQTLAESRLVAKEAILSLCCEAADLPPFVAELRTRLPRHANSCPHSPVILNQHQVKTLILTEHVVSNLLPNKTIINDWEPLKPMEANLEVLRRRGLTWIVDRESEPSAVSLCTTPYAVPYRHDALHFNINIFGRSLASVCAVFVAQLEALLPSLRGFLIFHTYVHPEVWPELHQFCQSNTNVSFFKDYWEETVLEMDV; this is encoded by the exons ATGTCTGCAGACGGGAATGTGGAGTACAGCTTTGCACAGGAGCAGGACTTTCAGCAG GTGCTGAGCATCTGCAGCAGTGATGCCTTTGATGGGTTGGACTATATGGCTGCTACCTTCCACCGCTGGCTTCAGGAGCCTGGACGACATGTCTTCATCGCTAGGATAAAAGACAGAGTG GTGGCGCTGGAGTCTGCGCTGCTGGTGGACGGTGGACAGACAGCTGTGTttcagggcctcagggtgacaCCTGACATGAGAGGACTCGGCATTGCCAGGGCCCTCAAGAAGCATGTGACTGACTACATTCGCTGCCACTACCCACAAGTCTCTGTTGTCAGGTGGAGTCGAGGAGATCGGCCTTCACTACAAACACTGGCTGAGTCCAGGCTTGTAGCTAAAGAG GCCATCTTGTCTCTGTGCTGCGAGGCTGCTGACCTCCCCCCCTTTGTTGCAGAACTTAGAACCCGACTTCCGCGTCATGCAAACTCCTGTCCCCACAGTCCAGTAATTCTTAACCAGCATCAGGTGAAGACCTTGATCCTGACTGAGCATGTGGTTTCCAACCTGCTCCCCAACAAAACCATCATCAATGACTGGGAGCCCCTGAAGCCTATGGAGGCCAACCTGGAGGTGCTGCGCCGCAGGGGATTGACATGGATTGTAGATCGGGAGTCGGAGCCCTCTGCCGTCAGCCTGTGCACCACACCGTACGCCGTCCCCTACCGCCACGACGCCCTGCACTTCAATATCAACATCTTTGGACGCAGTCTGGCTTCagtctgtgctgtgtttgtggcTCAGCTTGAGGCTCTGCTGCCAAGTCTCCGTGGATTCCTGATCTTCCACACCTATGTGCACCCTGAGGTTTGGCCAGAGTTACACCAGTTCTGCCAGAGCAACACGAATGTCTCCTTTTTTAAGGACTACTGGGAGGAGACAGTACTGGAGATGGACGTCTGA
- the LOC137130995 gene encoding histidine N-acetyltransferase-like, whose amino-acid sequence MSSAGEAWDVEYSFAQEQDFQQVVNLCDKDDYYGMDYMAATFHRWLQEPGRLMFIAKMKDRVVALESTLLVDGGHTVLIQGLRVTPELRGCGISRALQQYAMNYIRQHFPDVCTVRQSRGDHLSAQVLAKYRVIAKEAVLSLGCEVIDLGPFIAELQSRLPLQTPSSPCCPVTLNQQQVETLILTNHVVSNLLPGKTIISNWEPLKPMKANMEVLSRRRLTWIADNESEPNALSLCTPSYSVPYRQDAIRITINIFGRSLASVCAVFVAQLKAMLPSLRGYLIIGVFVDPMVWPGLQQFCHNNANVCFFRDYYQSTMLETDL is encoded by the exons ATGTCTTCAGCCGGGGAAGCCTGGGATGTGGAGTACAGCTTTGCACAGGAGCAGGACTTCCAGCAG GTCGTAAACCTCTGCGACAAGGACGACTACTACGGGATGGACTATATGGCTGCTACCTTCCACCGCTGGCTGCAGGAGCCAGGACGCCTCATGTTCATTGCTAAGATGAAAGACAGAGTG GTGGCGCTGGAGTCCACGCTGCTGGTAGATGGCGGTCACACCGTTTTGATTCAGGGTCTCAGGGTGACACCTGAACTGAGAGGCTGCGGCATTTCCCGCGCCCTCCAACAGTATGCAATGAACTACATCCGGCAACACTTTCCTGACGTCTGTACTGTCCGGCAGAGCAGGGGAGATCACCTTTCAGCGCAAGTACTCGCCAAGTACAGAGTCATAGCTAAAGAG GCCGTCCTGTCTCTTGGCTGTGAAGTGATTGACCTGGGCCCCTTCATTGCTGAGCTTCAATCCAGACTCCCCCTCCAGACCCCCTCCTCACCCTGTTGTCCAGTTACACTTAACCAGCAGCAGGTAGAGACACTGATCCTGACCAACCATGTGGTTTCCAACCTGCTGCCGGGCAAAACCATCATCAGCAACTGGGAGCCTCTGAAGCCCATGAAGGCCAACATGGAGGTCCTGAGCCGCAGGAGGTTGACATGGATTGCAGACAATGAGTCTGAGCCCAATGCGCTCAGCCTGTGCACCCCATCGTACTCTGTCCCCTACCGTCAAGACGCCATACGCATCACCATCAACATCTTTGGCCGCAGTTTGGCTTCagtctgtgctgtgtttgtggcTCAGCTTAAAGCTATGTTGCCAAGTCTCCGAGGTTACCTGATCATTGGTGTCTTTGTGGACCCAATGGTTTGGCCAGGGTTACAACAGTTCTGCCACAACAACgctaatgtctgttttttcagGGACTACTATCAGTCCACCATGCTGGAGACAGACTTGTGA
- the LOC137131049 gene encoding phospholipase A and acyltransferase 5-like, which produces MKKLILVAFVFQLVILINAYQFGDIVSFLRTKKCVCVTLSFKHFAVYVGNEAIDGKTEPDQDIFHHTGPSRHAPGCVFGKLAEEGDGVLENYLDKTHPPGDHDTILKRINEKKSNCGQYSLFRNNCEHLATYVRNGVAQSKQPGTDVASWTVFCKKEKGSKVIPEDVLEVSDDLEAVPCDRICNSCNQDSGAG; this is translated from the exons atgaagaagttgaTCTTGGTCGCTTTTGTCTTCCAGCtggtcattttaataaatgca TACCAGTTTGGAGATATAGTCTCTTTCCTACGTACTAAGAAATGTGTTTGCGTGACATTATCCTTCAAGCACTTTGCTGTTTATGTTGGAAATGAAGCTATTGACGGCAAAACTGAACCTGATCAGGACATATTTCACCACACAG GGCCGTCCAGACATGCACCTGGATGTGTTTTTGGAAAACTCGCGGAGGAAGGAGATGGCGTTTTAGAAAATTACCTTGATAAAACGCACCCCCCAGGAGATCATGACACAATACTTAAGCGAatcaatgaaaagaaaagcaactgtGGACAATATAGTCTCTTCAGAAACAACTGTGAACACCTGGCGACGTACGTGCGTAATGGAGTGGCCCAATCAAAGCAG cCTGGAACAGACGTTGCATCTTGGACAGTGTTctgcaaaaaagagaaaggttCCAAAGTGATTCCTGAGGACGTCCTGGAAGTCAGTGACGACCTTGAGGCAGTTCCTTGTGATAGGATATGCAACTCCTGTAACCAAGATTCAGGAGCGGGTTAA